GTAATCTttagctccagtatttttgtttggttctttATTATGATTTCTATCTCTTTGTTAATCTTATTTTTGTGTACTGTTTTCCTGATTTCattacattgtttttgttttcttgtagctcactgaactttaaaaaaaaaaaaactgtattaaattcttcatttgaaaaatcaCAGATCTCCATTTCTTTGGGATCACTTACTGAAAAATTATTGTGTACCTTTGGTGGTGTCATATTTCCTTGATTTGTCATGTTCCATGAAGTCTTACATTTCTGTGTTCATATTTGAAGGAGCTGTCCCCTCTTCCagtctttcagtcagttcagttcagttcagtcactcagtcgtgtccaactctttgcgaccccatgaatcgcagcacgccaagcctccctgtccatcaccaactcccggagttcactcggactcacatccatcgagtcagtgatgccatccagccatctcattctctgtcgtccccttctcctcctgcccccaatccctcccagcatcagggttttttccaatgagtcaactcttcgcatgaggtagccaaagtactggagtttcagctttagcatcattccttccaaagaaatcccagggctgatctcctccagaatggactggttggatctccttgcagtccaagggactctcaagagtcttctccaacaccacagttcaaaagcatcaattcttcggcgcccagccttcttcacagtccaactctcacatccatacatgaccactggaaaaagcatagccttgactacctCCTACCTGTTTTCCAGACTTTCTAGACTCGCACTCCCCAACCCCAACACACCCTGTCCCGGTTCCAGCCTGGGACAAAACCAACAAGACTGATGGGGGAAATTCTAGGTTTTACTTGCTTCAGAGTGGAAGGGAGAGAAGTGAACATTTAATAGtacagaagaggaagaagcaaTTCTTTAAAAGCTCCAGCAGAAATCAGGAAAAAGGCAAATACAAACGACAAAATACATGACCTGTTTGGTGTCGAAGATgctaaatagaaaaatgaatagataaacaaacaaacaaacaaataaataatggaTCTGCAGTACCCAGTGGTATAGTTGGGGGGAAAGTAGGAATGAGGCAAAAGGTGGCCACGCCCCCGCTCCCGCCCCCAGCCCTCTCTAGCTCCGCAGGTAGGAACCTCAAATCGGGATGTGAGCTCACGGTGACGCAGACCTAGAGCCTGCGCTTAAACTGGTCTCTCTTTCCAGTTGCAGTCCGTAGTCCTTTGCGGCTGTGCGCCGACTCGCTGTTGCCTTAAGGTGGGCGAACTGTACCCACAAAGGAGGAAGTCGTGGAAGCTGACTGCGATCCTCGGCAGGTTGGAGGGCGCTGACTGGGGAGGGGAGCGGGGGCCTAAGGGTAAAGACCAGAGCGAGGCCAGGACTCGATTCTCTCTACTGCTTCTCCGATGACCTCACGTTTGTTCGGTGCAAGAAATGGAGGACTTGGTGGGAGGAATTCAAGAGGCGCCAAGGGTTGAAGAATGGGTACGAGACAGTATCTCCTAAGAGTTGGGCGATTGGGCAATGTCTGGAAGAGAAGGACCGGGAAAGGAGACTGCTAGAAACGACCTGATTACTGCAGCTAGCTGGGAGGGGCGCGCAACCGGCAACCCTGGGTTGGGGGTGGCAGACTCTGCAGCGGGTCTAAGCCTCCGTTCCCGGTATTTCTTCACTTTCCTTCCATTTTGGAGCCGGAAATGGTGGCTGTGGGAACTCGAAGGAAGAGTAGGGGAGGGGACCGGCTGCTGCTGCAGAGGATAGAGACAGGGATTAGGTGTGGGAAGCACGTCCCTTCTATGGAAGAGGCAATCGATTGCGTGTGCTACGGACTTCTGAACATAGGCCGGGAGCAGGAAACAGTTTCTGGTCGCTTCAGGTCGGTGTGGGAGTGTGGGCACTGCCTGCGGACGCTAGGGTAAGCCTGACAAAGCGCTGACGCCACAGCGGGGACAGGTTTGCTATGCCCACGTTACCTCTTCTCCCTTCGTCCATCTTGATGCATAAAATGGTGGGCAGTGGAAGAAGGGTGAGCTCCAGAAAGTCCACTGGTCCCCGAAAGGTCCTGGCAGATACCTACATtgcaattatttataaataaaccaCGTAGCCACCCAGCAAGCTCTTTGGATTGCCCCCGCCTCGCAAGTTGTCCCTTTGCTTTCAAGAAATGGTAATTAGATGACGGGGAAGGACCAGACAGTGGAGATGAGGGGCATAAAGAAGAGGTTTTGAAATAATCAGCTTTGATTAGAATGTCTGTTTCTGGAAGACAGGGTCACAGGGTAGGAATAAAAGCCGTGAGAAGGgatagaggagaaagggaaggcagCAACACATTTCTAGCGGAGTCCTAAACTCACTAGACAGCTGTCGCCCCACCCTCACGCTGGTCCTTTAATCAGAGTGATCAGTGCTGGCTATTGTCGCATTTCTGTCTGTAGGTCTTTAGGTCCGTTGGTGCAGCAGATTTCAAGGCTGAGAGAGGAAGACTGCTTCTGATCCCTGCAGGTATGGGAGATGCCTGGGACTCTCTATTGTAAGGGTGCAGAATGGGGGAATTCCAGCCCTCCCTGCCCGACTAAGTGCAGGAGAAACCTGGCCGAGACTGTGGGCCTGTGGCTGGTGACAGAAGAAGGGAGTAGAAGGGCAAGCTCTGGGTGCCCCTGGACAACTTGTAAGGAGCTCGGGAGGCTAAGGCCTGGTCTTTCCGCCATGGTCCTGCCCACCATCCACTGGGAGCCaggagtggaggagggaaggatttTCAGGGAATATGATGGGCTTTGGGGCAGGGCTGGATctggggctggagaaggaaatggcagcccactccagtactcttgcctggaaaataccatggatggaggagcctggtaggctacagtccatggggtatcaaagagtccgacacgactgagcgacttcactttcaccttcttttCTTTGGATCTGGGGCACCCCCTTAGAGGACACACTGAAGTCTCTCAGGTGGTGAAACATTTGCTCACAGAGCTCTGAATCTTGTTATTACAAAGCATTCAATCCTTTCATCTCCTAGGAAGAAGAAgcgggaaaaaaaatctcaagatgGAAAAGGACcccaaggaaaggagagaagaggagcaGGCTCCGGTGCAGAATGAAGAAGCTTGCCCTATGGGAGGTGGTGAAGGCCCCAAGCCTAGAGAAAATGTTAGAGGGGATTGGGACCCACCTGCCCAGGATTTTAGAGAGGATATGCCCAATGGGCTTGTCAATAACATTGACATCATAGATGGAGATGCTGATGATATGGAGAGGTTCATGGAGGAGATGAGAGAGCTAAGGAGGAAAATTAGGGAGCTTCAGCTAAGGTACAGTCTGCGCATTCTTATTGGAGATCCTCCTCACCATGACCATCATGATGAATTTTGCCTTATGCCTTGAATGCTGAGGTTAATAATCATAAACCCCCTGCTGTGCAAACTTGCATTTTCTTGATGTACCCTTTACTCTGAACCTTTTatgttctgtcatttttcagattagtgatttcattttcacttttgactttgtaAGGATTTCTGTCAACTTGCAGAAAAGCAGGGGAGCTTTTATGAACTTGCATGAAAAGATGTCTATTACATATTGTAAAGCTAATAAAGCAGTTCAAAAAGCAGTCAGTAGATACACTATCTCATTTTAAagcatgcattatatatatatatatatatatacacacacacacacacacacacacacacacacagatctgaatgtgtctttttattttcttgattagctgtttttttcttattttcccaaAATAATTATAcatgtgtcaaaaaaaaaataatcaaagaactTACGAATCAGATTATAAAGGGAATGgagacaataaatatttgagacACAATTTAAAGACATAAATCTTATATTATCTCTGGATCTCTTATTTAGAAGCACAAACCTATTAATCATTACAGATATGTTTCTTTAATATCAtccttgttcagttgcccagtccagtctgactctttgcaaccccacggactgcagcacaccaagcctccccgtccttcaccatctcccgaagtttgcctgagttcatgcccattgcatcaggtgatgccatccagccatctcatcctctgatgccctcttttccttctgccatcaatcattcccagcatcagggacttttccagtaagtcaaaatataaacaaatatcagcctatttgtttataaaatgaagatagaaCATGATTTACAGAGCTATTGTGGTAATCAAATGAGGTAGTGACTGAAATTTGTGTCTGGCTCAATGGACACATGCAAGGCCCAACCCTCTAGGTGTCCTTCATATTTAGGTAAGGACACAAGCAAGTCTACCAGAAAGTCGACTGACTGCCAGTAGGAGACACCCTTCTATATCTGGGAGGGATATAGTTGTGCATAATGCCATGACTGCTTGGCACTCCTTCCCCTTCTGCTAGATTTTCCTCCCTCCACTAGTCCCCACCACGACTGATGCTCTGAAGGAGTCTTAAAGGTGACAAAGACTGCCTAATAATTTTGGACCCCTTGGTGGTCTGAATCCCCAGTTTGTCCACTCAGAAATGAGGAGAATGCCCCTTCCTGCTTAgtgtgctttcagttcagttcactcagtcgtgtctgactctttgtgatcccatggactgcagcacaccaggcttccctgtccatcaccaactcctagagcttgcttgaacaaatgtccatcaagtaggtgataccatccaaacatctcatactctgtcattcccttctcctgccttcaatctttcccagcatcggtgtctttttccaatgagtcagttcttcacatcaggtggccaaagtattggagcttcagcatcagtccttccactgaatattcaggactgatttccttgaggatggactggttggatctccttgcagtccaagggactctcaagagtcttctccgacaccacagttcaaaagcatcaattctttggtgctcagctttctttatggtccaattctcacatccatacatgactactggaaaacccatagctttgactagacaaacctttgtcagaaaagtaatgtctctgcttcgtaatacactgtctagggctgcccttgtggctcagctggtaaagaatctgcctgcaatgtgggagacctgggttcgatccctgggttgggaagatcccctggagaagggaagggctacccattccagtattctggcctggagaattccatggactttatagtcctttgggtcacaaagagttggacatgactgagtgactttcactaggttgctgctgagtcacttcagtcgtgtccgactctgtgcaaccccatagacggcagcccaacagg
The nucleotide sequence above comes from Bos javanicus breed banteng chromosome X, ARS-OSU_banteng_1.0, whole genome shotgun sequence. Encoded proteins:
- the BEX5 gene encoding protein BEX5 isoform X1, whose protein sequence is MEDLVGGIQEAPRVEEWVFRSVGAADFKAERGRLLLIPAGRRSGKKNLKMEKDPKERREEEQAPVQNEEACPMGGGEGPKPRENVRGDWDPPAQDFREDMPNGLVNNIDIIDGDADDMERFMEEMRELRRKIRELQLRYSLRILIGDPPHHDHHDEFCLMP
- the BEX5 gene encoding protein BEX5 isoform X2; this encodes MEKDPKERREEEQAPVQNEEACPMGGGEGPKPRENVRGDWDPPAQDFREDMPNGLVNNIDIIDGDADDMERFMEEMRELRRKIRELQLRYSLRILIGDPPHHDHHDEFCLMP